One genomic segment of Drosophila melanogaster chromosome 3L includes these proteins:
- the stv gene encoding starvin, isoform G: MDMDNMFPRSHLGRMHDPFAGFGDSHFGFPRFSTMGRRGRMAGGANTHMDHDDDFFNRLPSEFRQYIPDGFGGRRGTGAAPAPGQVPQQQQPQPQPQYTQQQPQTHFQFGVPPQQQPVYAGPTQQQVPQTPSKRLCDAAIQTEDPAGRSEVDCAPPTNLNQHGLRNTVDMGVKSVAEQDQGLRSHSAPPPEQQQQNLQYHQQQQQHQQPGVHSQPFGTQTSPPVQGQQFKTYYAPHQQTHPQQKQQTPPPAPQTPGGTYVRTIPIFVEGRSEPIINAHKEIPNQNAPPSAQAQAQAQAYAQAQPQAHAAPQQHNRPTPLNTQAQPEQQVPVEGAAGLPPQTPHTLNSINKIQDIQRDVLELMGKVEQFKGTREEKEYAYLDEMLTRNLLKLDTIDTNGKDSIRLARKEAIKCIQASINVLEAKAEENARAASGAAPAPSATAPAVDTGAVAASEAAGQNAEPVTPQPQDATKMQEPIPLPAPPNAAAVEGAAASEATAAEATQSAVQSETTTTTSE; encoded by the exons atggacatggacaacATGTTCCCGCGCTCGCACCTGGGCAGGATGCACGATCCCTTCGCCGGCTTCGGCGACTCAC ACTTTGGTTTCCCCCGCTTCTCAACGATGGGCCGCCGAGGTCGAATGGCCGGTGGGGCCAACACTCACATGGACCACGATGATGACTTCTTTAATCGGCTGCCCTCGGAGTTCCGCCAGTATATCCCAGATGGTTTCGGAGGCAGACGTGGTACCGGAGCTGCTCCTGCACCCGGACAAGttccacagcagcaacagccgcagcCACAGCCGCAGTACACCCAACAGCAACCCCAGACGCACTTCCAGTTCGGTGTGCCGCCCCAGCAACAGCCAGTCTATGCCGGACCAACCCAGCAGCAGGTGCCGCAGACGCCTTCAAAGCGCCTTTGCGATGCTGCCATCCAGACGGAGGATCCTGCCGGTCGCTCGGAGGTTGATTGTGCCCCGCCGACTAACTTGAACCAGCACGGACTGCGAAACACTGTCGACATGGGCGTGAAGAGTGTCGCCGAGCAGGATCAGGGACTGCGATCCCACTCCGCCCCTCCgccagagcagcagcagcagaatctgcagtatcaccagcagcagcaacagcatcagcaaccGGGAGTACATAGCCAACCGTTTGGCACCCAGACAAGTCCGCCCGTTCAGGGTCAGCAGTTCAAGACCTACTATGCGCCGCACCAGCAGACGCATCcccagcaaaagcagcagacCCCGCCGCCAGCTCCACAGACCCCGGGTGGCACCTATGTGCGCACCATTCCCATCTTTGTTGAGGGTCGCTCCGAGCCCATCATCAATGCCCACAAGGAGATACCGAACCAGAACGCTCCGCCCAGTGCTCAGGCCCAAGCTCAGGCACAGGCATATGCGCAGGCGCAGCCACAGgcacacgctgctccacagCAGCACAACAGACCGACGCCACTAAACACCCAGGCGCAACCTGAGCAGCAGGTGCCAGTTGAGGGAGCCGCTGGATTGCCGCCACAGACACCACATACCCTCAACTCTATTAACAAAATCCAGGACATTCAGCGCGACGTACTGGAGCTCATGGGCAAGGTGGAGCAGTTCAAGGGAACGCGCGAGGAGAAGGAGTACGCCTACCTGGACGAGATGCTGACCCGCAACCTGCTTAAGCTAGACACCATCGACACAAACGGCAAGGACAGCATTCGTCTGGCCCGAAAGGAGGCTATCAA ATGCATTCAGGCTTCGATAAATGTGCTGGAGGCCAAGGCCGAGGAGAATGCCAGAGCGGCATCAGGAGCAGCACCTGCACCTAGCGCAACAGCTCCAGCGGTTGACACAGGTGCAGTTGCTGCCTCGGAAGCGGCCGGACAAAATGCGGAGCCAGTGACTCCACAGCCACAGGATGCTACAAAGATGCAGGAACCCATCCCTCTACCAGCACCACCAAATGCTGCTGCCGTCGAGGGCGCAGCTGCTTCGGAAGCCACCGCCGCGGAGGCGACACAGTCCGCCGTTCAGTCGGAGACAACCACAACGACGTCGGAATGA
- the stv gene encoding starvin, isoform C, whose product MDMDNMFPRSHLGRMHDPFAGFGDSRKRSSLHGPSGQVHADDDFPSYFDDPDFGFPRFSTMGRRGRMAGGANTHMDHDDDFFNRLPSEFRQYIPDGFGGRRGTGAAPAPGQVPQQQQPQPQPQYTQQQPQTHFQFGVPPQQQPVYAGPTQQQVPQTPSKRLCDAAIQTEDPAGRSEVDCAPPTNLNQHGLRNTVDMGVKSVAEQDQGLRSHSAPPPEQQQQNLQYHQQQQQHQQPGVHSQPFGTQTSPPVQGQQFKTYYAPHQQTHPQQKQQTPPPAPQTPGGTYVRTIPIFVEGRSEPIINAHKEIPNQNAPPSAQAQAQAQAYAQAQPQAHAAPQQHNRPTPLNTQAQPEQQVPVEGAAGLPPQTPHTLNSINKIQDIQRDVLELMGKVEQFKGTREEKEYAYLDEMLTRNLLKLDTIDTNGKDSIRLARKEAIKCIQASINVLEAKAEENARAASGAAPAPSATAPAVDTGAVAASEAAGQNAEPVTPQPQDATKMQEPIPLPAPPNAAAVEGAAASEATAAEATQSAVQSETTTTTSE is encoded by the exons atggacatggacaacATGTTCCCGCGCTCGCACCTGGGCAGGATGCACGATCCCTTCGCCGGCTTCGGCGACTCACGTAAGCGGAGCAGTTTGCACGGTCCCAGTGGTCAAGTCCATGCTGATGATGACTTTCCATCCTATTTCGACGATCCAGACTTTGGTTTCCCCCGCTTCTCAACGATGGGCCGCCGAGGTCGAATGGCCGGTGGGGCCAACACTCACATGGACCACGATGATGACTTCTTTAATCGGCTGCCCTCGGAGTTCCGCCAGTATATCCCAGATGGTTTCGGAGGCAGACGTGGTACCGGAGCTGCTCCTGCACCCGGACAAGttccacagcagcaacagccgcagcCACAGCCGCAGTACACCCAACAGCAACCCCAGACGCACTTCCAGTTCGGTGTGCCGCCCCAGCAACAGCCAGTCTATGCCGGACCAACCCAGCAGCAGGTGCCGCAGACGCCTTCAAAGCGCCTTTGCGATGCTGCCATCCAGACGGAGGATCCTGCCGGTCGCTCGGAGGTTGATTGTGCCCCGCCGACTAACTTGAACCAGCACGGACTGCGAAACACTGTCGACATGGGCGTGAAGAGTGTCGCCGAGCAGGATCAGGGACTGCGATCCCACTCCGCCCCTCCgccagagcagcagcagcagaatctgcagtatcaccagcagcagcaacagcatcagcaaccGGGAGTACATAGCCAACCGTTTGGCACCCAGACAAGTCCGCCCGTTCAGGGTCAGCAGTTCAAGACCTACTATGCGCCGCACCAGCAGACGCATCcccagcaaaagcagcagacCCCGCCGCCAGCTCCACAGACCCCGGGTGGCACCTATGTGCGCACCATTCCCATCTTTGTTGAGGGTCGCTCCGAGCCCATCATCAATGCCCACAAGGAGATACCGAACCAGAACGCTCCGCCCAGTGCTCAGGCCCAAGCTCAGGCACAGGCATATGCGCAGGCGCAGCCACAGgcacacgctgctccacagCAGCACAACAGACCGACGCCACTAAACACCCAGGCGCAACCTGAGCAGCAGGTGCCAGTTGAGGGAGCCGCTGGATTGCCGCCACAGACACCACATACCCTCAACTCTATTAACAAAATCCAGGACATTCAGCGCGACGTACTGGAGCTCATGGGCAAGGTGGAGCAGTTCAAGGGAACGCGCGAGGAGAAGGAGTACGCCTACCTGGACGAGATGCTGACCCGCAACCTGCTTAAGCTAGACACCATCGACACAAACGGCAAGGACAGCATTCGTCTGGCCCGAAAGGAGGCTATCAA ATGCATTCAGGCTTCGATAAATGTGCTGGAGGCCAAGGCCGAGGAGAATGCCAGAGCGGCATCAGGAGCAGCACCTGCACCTAGCGCAACAGCTCCAGCGGTTGACACAGGTGCAGTTGCTGCCTCGGAAGCGGCCGGACAAAATGCGGAGCCAGTGACTCCACAGCCACAGGATGCTACAAAGATGCAGGAACCCATCCCTCTACCAGCACCACCAAATGCTGCTGCCGTCGAGGGCGCAGCTGCTTCGGAAGCCACCGCCGCGGAGGCGACACAGTCCGCCGTTCAGTCGGAGACAACCACAACGACGTCGGAATGA
- the stv gene encoding starvin, isoform E, whose protein sequence is MKPTVMAANQAQSNPATAAGNNVSPGGPGVNIPVNREYVSGGYGSPQQSAQFHTPQNAYGSPRQQQQHFQQHQQVPPNQQQQHFQPTFGFEPNMDMDNMFPRSHLGRMHDPFAGFGDSRKRSSLHGPSGQVHADDDFPSYFDDPDFGFPRFSTMGRRGRMAGGANTHMDHDDDFFNRLPSEFRQYIPDGFGGRRGTGAAPAPGQVPQQQQPQPQPQYTQQQPQTHFQFGVPPQQQPVYAGPTQQQVPQTPSKRLCDAAIQTEDPAGRSEVDCAPPTNLNQHGLRNTVDMGVKSVAEQDQGLRSHSAPPPEQQQQNLQYHQQQQQHQQPGVHSQPFGTQTSPPVQGQQFKTYYAPHQQTHPQQKQQTPPPAPQTPGGTYVRTIPIFVEGRSEPIINAHKEIPNQNAPPSAQAQAQAQAYAQAQPQAHAAPQQHNRPTPLNTQAQPEQQVPVEGAAGLPPQTPHTLNSINKIQDIQRDVLELMGKVEQFKGTREEKEYAYLDEMLTRNLLKLDTIDTNGKDSIRLARKEAIKCIQASINVLEAKAEENARAASGAAPAPSATAPAVDTGAVAASEAAGQNAEPVTPQPQDATKMQEPIPLPAPPNAAAVEGAAASEATAAEATQSAVQSETTTTTSE, encoded by the exons ATGAAGCCCACTGTGATGGCGGCCAATCAGGCGCAAAGCAAtcccgccaccgccgccggtAATAATGTCTCACCCGGCGGTCCCGGTGTCAATATACCCGTAAACCGGGAGTACGTGAGTGGCGGCTACGGATCGCCACAGCAGTCGGCACAGTTCCACACTCCCCAAAACGCTTACGGATCGcccaggcagcagcagcagcacttccagcagcaccagcaggtTCCTccaaatcagcagcagcaacattttcAG CCGACCTTTGGATTCGAACCgaacatggacatggacaacATGTTCCCGCGCTCGCACCTGGGCAGGATGCACGATCCCTTCGCCGGCTTCGGCGACTCACGTAAGCGGAGCAGTTTGCACGGTCCCAGTGGTCAAGTCCATGCTGATGATGACTTTCCATCCTATTTCGACGATCCAGACTTTGGTTTCCCCCGCTTCTCAACGATGGGCCGCCGAGGTCGAATGGCCGGTGGGGCCAACACTCACATGGACCACGATGATGACTTCTTTAATCGGCTGCCCTCGGAGTTCCGCCAGTATATCCCAGATGGTTTCGGAGGCAGACGTGGTACCGGAGCTGCTCCTGCACCCGGACAAGttccacagcagcaacagccgcagcCACAGCCGCAGTACACCCAACAGCAACCCCAGACGCACTTCCAGTTCGGTGTGCCGCCCCAGCAACAGCCAGTCTATGCCGGACCAACCCAGCAGCAGGTGCCGCAGACGCCTTCAAAGCGCCTTTGCGATGCTGCCATCCAGACGGAGGATCCTGCCGGTCGCTCGGAGGTTGATTGTGCCCCGCCGACTAACTTGAACCAGCACGGACTGCGAAACACTGTCGACATGGGCGTGAAGAGTGTCGCCGAGCAGGATCAGGGACTGCGATCCCACTCCGCCCCTCCgccagagcagcagcagcagaatctgcagtatcaccagcagcagcaacagcatcagcaaccGGGAGTACATAGCCAACCGTTTGGCACCCAGACAAGTCCGCCCGTTCAGGGTCAGCAGTTCAAGACCTACTATGCGCCGCACCAGCAGACGCATCcccagcaaaagcagcagacCCCGCCGCCAGCTCCACAGACCCCGGGTGGCACCTATGTGCGCACCATTCCCATCTTTGTTGAGGGTCGCTCCGAGCCCATCATCAATGCCCACAAGGAGATACCGAACCAGAACGCTCCGCCCAGTGCTCAGGCCCAAGCTCAGGCACAGGCATATGCGCAGGCGCAGCCACAGgcacacgctgctccacagCAGCACAACAGACCGACGCCACTAAACACCCAGGCGCAACCTGAGCAGCAGGTGCCAGTTGAGGGAGCCGCTGGATTGCCGCCACAGACACCACATACCCTCAACTCTATTAACAAAATCCAGGACATTCAGCGCGACGTACTGGAGCTCATGGGCAAGGTGGAGCAGTTCAAGGGAACGCGCGAGGAGAAGGAGTACGCCTACCTGGACGAGATGCTGACCCGCAACCTGCTTAAGCTAGACACCATCGACACAAACGGCAAGGACAGCATTCGTCTGGCCCGAAAGGAGGCTATCAA ATGCATTCAGGCTTCGATAAATGTGCTGGAGGCCAAGGCCGAGGAGAATGCCAGAGCGGCATCAGGAGCAGCACCTGCACCTAGCGCAACAGCTCCAGCGGTTGACACAGGTGCAGTTGCTGCCTCGGAAGCGGCCGGACAAAATGCGGAGCCAGTGACTCCACAGCCACAGGATGCTACAAAGATGCAGGAACCCATCCCTCTACCAGCACCACCAAATGCTGCTGCCGTCGAGGGCGCAGCTGCTTCGGAAGCCACCGCCGCGGAGGCGACACAGTCCGCCGTTCAGTCGGAGACAACCACAACGACGTCGGAATGA
- the stv gene encoding starvin, isoform A produces the protein MKPTVMAANQAQSNPATAAGNNVSPGGPGVNIPVNREYVSGGYGSPQQSAQFHTPQNAYGSPRQQQQHFQQHQQVPPNQQQQHFQPTFGFEPNMDMDNMFPRSHLGRMHDPFAGFGDSHFGFPRFSTMGRRGRMAGGANTHMDHDDDFFNRLPSEFRQYIPDGFGGRRGTGAAPAPGQVPQQQQPQPQPQYTQQQPQTHFQFGVPPQQQPVYAGPTQQQVPQTPSKRLCDAAIQTEDPAGRSEVDCAPPTNLNQHGLRNTVDMGVKSVAEQDQGLRSHSAPPPEQQQQNLQYHQQQQQHQQPGVHSQPFGTQTSPPVQGQQFKTYYAPHQQTHPQQKQQTPPPAPQTPGGTYVRTIPIFVEGRSEPIINAHKEIPNQNAPPSAQAQAQAQAYAQAQPQAHAAPQQHNRPTPLNTQAQPEQQVPVEGAAGLPPQTPHTLNSINKIQDIQRDVLELMGKVEQFKGTREEKEYAYLDEMLTRNLLKLDTIDTNGKDSIRLARKEAIKCIQASINVLEAKAEENARAASGAAPAPSATAPAVDTGAVAASEAAGQNAEPVTPQPQDATKMQEPIPLPAPPNAAAVEGAAASEATAAEATQSAVQSETTTTTSE, from the exons ATGAAGCCCACTGTGATGGCGGCCAATCAGGCGCAAAGCAAtcccgccaccgccgccggtAATAATGTCTCACCCGGCGGTCCCGGTGTCAATATACCCGTAAACCGGGAGTACGTGAGTGGCGGCTACGGATCGCCACAGCAGTCGGCACAGTTCCACACTCCCCAAAACGCTTACGGATCGcccaggcagcagcagcagcacttccagcagcaccagcaggtTCCTccaaatcagcagcagcaacattttcAG CCGACCTTTGGATTCGAACCgaacatggacatggacaacATGTTCCCGCGCTCGCACCTGGGCAGGATGCACGATCCCTTCGCCGGCTTCGGCGACTCAC ACTTTGGTTTCCCCCGCTTCTCAACGATGGGCCGCCGAGGTCGAATGGCCGGTGGGGCCAACACTCACATGGACCACGATGATGACTTCTTTAATCGGCTGCCCTCGGAGTTCCGCCAGTATATCCCAGATGGTTTCGGAGGCAGACGTGGTACCGGAGCTGCTCCTGCACCCGGACAAGttccacagcagcaacagccgcagcCACAGCCGCAGTACACCCAACAGCAACCCCAGACGCACTTCCAGTTCGGTGTGCCGCCCCAGCAACAGCCAGTCTATGCCGGACCAACCCAGCAGCAGGTGCCGCAGACGCCTTCAAAGCGCCTTTGCGATGCTGCCATCCAGACGGAGGATCCTGCCGGTCGCTCGGAGGTTGATTGTGCCCCGCCGACTAACTTGAACCAGCACGGACTGCGAAACACTGTCGACATGGGCGTGAAGAGTGTCGCCGAGCAGGATCAGGGACTGCGATCCCACTCCGCCCCTCCgccagagcagcagcagcagaatctgcagtatcaccagcagcagcaacagcatcagcaaccGGGAGTACATAGCCAACCGTTTGGCACCCAGACAAGTCCGCCCGTTCAGGGTCAGCAGTTCAAGACCTACTATGCGCCGCACCAGCAGACGCATCcccagcaaaagcagcagacCCCGCCGCCAGCTCCACAGACCCCGGGTGGCACCTATGTGCGCACCATTCCCATCTTTGTTGAGGGTCGCTCCGAGCCCATCATCAATGCCCACAAGGAGATACCGAACCAGAACGCTCCGCCCAGTGCTCAGGCCCAAGCTCAGGCACAGGCATATGCGCAGGCGCAGCCACAGgcacacgctgctccacagCAGCACAACAGACCGACGCCACTAAACACCCAGGCGCAACCTGAGCAGCAGGTGCCAGTTGAGGGAGCCGCTGGATTGCCGCCACAGACACCACATACCCTCAACTCTATTAACAAAATCCAGGACATTCAGCGCGACGTACTGGAGCTCATGGGCAAGGTGGAGCAGTTCAAGGGAACGCGCGAGGAGAAGGAGTACGCCTACCTGGACGAGATGCTGACCCGCAACCTGCTTAAGCTAGACACCATCGACACAAACGGCAAGGACAGCATTCGTCTGGCCCGAAAGGAGGCTATCAA ATGCATTCAGGCTTCGATAAATGTGCTGGAGGCCAAGGCCGAGGAGAATGCCAGAGCGGCATCAGGAGCAGCACCTGCACCTAGCGCAACAGCTCCAGCGGTTGACACAGGTGCAGTTGCTGCCTCGGAAGCGGCCGGACAAAATGCGGAGCCAGTGACTCCACAGCCACAGGATGCTACAAAGATGCAGGAACCCATCCCTCTACCAGCACCACCAAATGCTGCTGCCGTCGAGGGCGCAGCTGCTTCGGAAGCCACCGCCGCGGAGGCGACACAGTCCGCCGTTCAGTCGGAGACAACCACAACGACGTCGGAATGA
- the stv gene encoding starvin, isoform F yields the protein MKPTVMAANQAQSNPATAAGNNVSPGGPGVNIPVNREYVSGGYGSPQQSAQFHTPQNAYGSPRQQQQHFQQHQQVPPNQQQQHFQQPTFGFEPNMDMDNMFPRSHLGRMHDPFAGFGDSHFGFPRFSTMGRRGRMAGGANTHMDHDDDFFNRLPSEFRQYIPDGFGGRRGTGAAPAPGQVPQQQQPQPQPQYTQQQPQTHFQFGVPPQQQPVYAGPTQQQVPQTPSKRLCDAAIQTEDPAGRSEVDCAPPTNLNQHGLRNTVDMGVKSVAEQDQGLRSHSAPPPEQQQQNLQYHQQQQQHQQPGVHSQPFGTQTSPPVQGQQFKTYYAPHQQTHPQQKQQTPPPAPQTPGGTYVRTIPIFVEGRSEPIINAHKEIPNQNAPPSAQAQAQAQAYAQAQPQAHAAPQQHNRPTPLNTQAQPEQQVPVEGAAGLPPQTPHTLNSINKIQDIQRDVLELMGKVEQFKGTREEKEYAYLDEMLTRNLLKLDTIDTNGKDSIRLARKEAIKCIQASINVLEAKAEENARAASGAAPAPSATAPAVDTGAVAASEAAGQNAEPVTPQPQDATKMQEPIPLPAPPNAAAVEGAAASEATAAEATQSAVQSETTTTTSE from the exons ATGAAGCCCACTGTGATGGCGGCCAATCAGGCGCAAAGCAAtcccgccaccgccgccggtAATAATGTCTCACCCGGCGGTCCCGGTGTCAATATACCCGTAAACCGGGAGTACGTGAGTGGCGGCTACGGATCGCCACAGCAGTCGGCACAGTTCCACACTCCCCAAAACGCTTACGGATCGcccaggcagcagcagcagcacttccagcagcaccagcaggtTCCTccaaatcagcagcagcaacattttcAG CAGCCGACCTTTGGATTCGAACCgaacatggacatggacaacATGTTCCCGCGCTCGCACCTGGGCAGGATGCACGATCCCTTCGCCGGCTTCGGCGACTCAC ACTTTGGTTTCCCCCGCTTCTCAACGATGGGCCGCCGAGGTCGAATGGCCGGTGGGGCCAACACTCACATGGACCACGATGATGACTTCTTTAATCGGCTGCCCTCGGAGTTCCGCCAGTATATCCCAGATGGTTTCGGAGGCAGACGTGGTACCGGAGCTGCTCCTGCACCCGGACAAGttccacagcagcaacagccgcagcCACAGCCGCAGTACACCCAACAGCAACCCCAGACGCACTTCCAGTTCGGTGTGCCGCCCCAGCAACAGCCAGTCTATGCCGGACCAACCCAGCAGCAGGTGCCGCAGACGCCTTCAAAGCGCCTTTGCGATGCTGCCATCCAGACGGAGGATCCTGCCGGTCGCTCGGAGGTTGATTGTGCCCCGCCGACTAACTTGAACCAGCACGGACTGCGAAACACTGTCGACATGGGCGTGAAGAGTGTCGCCGAGCAGGATCAGGGACTGCGATCCCACTCCGCCCCTCCgccagagcagcagcagcagaatctgcagtatcaccagcagcagcaacagcatcagcaaccGGGAGTACATAGCCAACCGTTTGGCACCCAGACAAGTCCGCCCGTTCAGGGTCAGCAGTTCAAGACCTACTATGCGCCGCACCAGCAGACGCATCcccagcaaaagcagcagacCCCGCCGCCAGCTCCACAGACCCCGGGTGGCACCTATGTGCGCACCATTCCCATCTTTGTTGAGGGTCGCTCCGAGCCCATCATCAATGCCCACAAGGAGATACCGAACCAGAACGCTCCGCCCAGTGCTCAGGCCCAAGCTCAGGCACAGGCATATGCGCAGGCGCAGCCACAGgcacacgctgctccacagCAGCACAACAGACCGACGCCACTAAACACCCAGGCGCAACCTGAGCAGCAGGTGCCAGTTGAGGGAGCCGCTGGATTGCCGCCACAGACACCACATACCCTCAACTCTATTAACAAAATCCAGGACATTCAGCGCGACGTACTGGAGCTCATGGGCAAGGTGGAGCAGTTCAAGGGAACGCGCGAGGAGAAGGAGTACGCCTACCTGGACGAGATGCTGACCCGCAACCTGCTTAAGCTAGACACCATCGACACAAACGGCAAGGACAGCATTCGTCTGGCCCGAAAGGAGGCTATCAA ATGCATTCAGGCTTCGATAAATGTGCTGGAGGCCAAGGCCGAGGAGAATGCCAGAGCGGCATCAGGAGCAGCACCTGCACCTAGCGCAACAGCTCCAGCGGTTGACACAGGTGCAGTTGCTGCCTCGGAAGCGGCCGGACAAAATGCGGAGCCAGTGACTCCACAGCCACAGGATGCTACAAAGATGCAGGAACCCATCCCTCTACCAGCACCACCAAATGCTGCTGCCGTCGAGGGCGCAGCTGCTTCGGAAGCCACCGCCGCGGAGGCGACACAGTCCGCCGTTCAGTCGGAGACAACCACAACGACGTCGGAATGA
- the Abp1 gene encoding actin binding protein 1, with protein sequence MAVSFEKNRAQIVAAWKDVLDDKSDTNWSLFGYEGQTNELKVVATGDGGVDELNEDLNSGKIMYAFVRIEDPKTGLNKYLLINWQGEGAPVLRKGTCANHIRDVSNLLSGAHLTINARNEDDIDLDRLLKKLSTVSSAYSFKEPRGAMEEQKAPVGTNYTRVIPTKELNASVMQDFWKKEEAEEKLRQEAEKESKRLELQKLEQEQRSREEKEHKEREKLVISTTKLQPAHVPIKTSPQPLSPEKTAPGFANNLTDAERMRQARNQEARELIGSRVGAAKAMFTKHTSEGQLQSKLNTQPPAKPARNSIAQRINVFNQNQPQDAPVPSPPRAASPAKPLPVEAPEPVVPAPAIAPAAPVAAEVVSTIAEVEESQPVDDLPLAHESEQFSTIKRSPHSKSNSLQSQSPDETTSSNETDTAVSQEQEEEVRTKVSVTVQQSQSVKSSGMSTLERNALTDLVNEDDFICQETLGDLGQRARALYDYQAADETEITFDPGDVITHIDQIDEGWWQGLGPDGTYGLFPANYVEIIN encoded by the exons ATGGCCGTCAGCTTCGAGAAGAATCGGGCGCAAATAGTGGCCGCCTGGAAGGATGTGCTGGACGATAAGAGCGACACGAACTGGTCCCTCTTTGGCTACGAGGGTCAGACCAACGAGCTGAAGGTGGTGGCCACCGGCGATGGCGGCGTGGATGAGCTAAACGAAGACCTAAATAGCGGCAAGATTATGTACGCCTTCGTCCGAATCGAAGACCCCAAAACGGGCCTCAACAAGTACTTGCTCATCAACTGGCAG GGCGAGGGCGCACCTGTTCTACGCAAGGGTACCTGCGCCAACCACATACGTGATGTGAGTAATTTGCTGTCCGGCGCTCACCTTACCATCAATGCCCGGAACGAGGACGATATTGACTTGGATCGGCTTCTCAAGAAGCTGAGCACCGTGAGCTCAGCCTACAGCTTTAAGGAACCTCGAGGCGCCATGGAGGAGCAGAAGGCGCCGGTGGGAACCAACTATACTCGGGTCATTCCCACCAAGGAGTTAAACGCCAGCGTTATGCAGGACTTCTGGAAAAAGGAGGAGGCCGAGGAGAAATTGCGACAGGAGGCAGAGAAGGAATCCAAGCGGCTTGAGCTTCAAAAGTTGGAGCAGGAGCAACGTAGTCGCGAGGAGAAGGAGCACAAGGAGCGGGAGAAGTTGGTCATAAGCACCACCAAGCTCCAGCCGGCCCACGTACCCAtcaaaac GTCACCGCAACCTTTGAGCCCTGAGAAAACTGCACCAGGATTTGCCAACAATCTGACCGATGCGGAGCGCATGCGTCAGGCGAGGAACCAGGAGGCCCGCGAATTGATTGGCTCTCGTGTGGGTGCTGCCAAGGCCATGTTTACAAAGCACACGAGCGAGGGACAACTTCAGTCTAA ACTAAATACGCAACCGCCGGCCAAACCAGCTCGCAACTCGATTGCCCAGCGCATCAACGTTTTCAACCAAAACCAGCCTCAAGATGCACCTGTGCCTTCACCACCACGCGCTGCGTCCCCTGCCAAACCGTTGCCTGTAGAGGCTCCCGAACCAGTAGTCCCCGCTCCAGCTAtagctcctgctgctcccgTGGCTGCCGAGGTTGTTTCCACAATAGCGGAGGTGGAGGAGTCGCAACCGGTAGACGATTTGCCACTGGCCCATGAGAGCGAACAGTTCTCGACTATCAAGCGATCACCCCATAGTAAATCGAACTCGCTGCAGTCTCAGTCGCCCGACGAGACCACCTCTTCCAATGAAACAGACACCGCTGTTTCCCAGGAACAGGAAGAGGAGGTCCGCACCAAGGTGTCAGTCACCGTGCAGCAGTCGCAATCGGTCAAGTCGAGCGGCATGAGCACACTCGAAAGGAATGCAT TAACGGATTTGGTAAACGAGGACGATTTTATCTGCCAGGAGACCTTAGGCGATCTGGGACAACGGGCACGAGCTCTATACGATTACCAGGCAGCCGACGAGACAGAGATCACTTTCGATCCAGGCGATGTCATTACGCATATCGATCAAATCGACGAGGGATGGTGGCAGGGACTGGGCCCTGATGGAACCTATGGACTGTTTCCGGCAAACTATGTCGAGATCATCAACTAG